TACTATttctacgatcaaaatctttaaaccctaATCCACTAATTGTGCTTAGTTAtatgtttatatccaaatgacttaattagtaagtccagcactattaaaaatatacaatgtaatggtcttggttatccagggtgttacactttCTCAAGTGAACAAATGTTTGTGAACTCAAAGCTTTAGTAAACAAATTAGCAAGTTGACTTTCAGATGCAATATGAGATAATGTAATGGTTTTAGACTCAACTAACTCACATAGAAAATTGTTGCGGATGTCGAtgtgtttggtgcgagagtgttgGATAGAGTTTTTGTAGAGATTTATTGCACTTGTATTGTCACACTAAATGGCCAGCGTGTCAAGACAGAGCCCATAATCATTCAACATTTGTTTCATGCAAAGAAGTTGAGTGTAGCAACTTCCCGCAGCAATGTACTCTGCTTCTGCAGATGAAACAGAGATGGAGCTTTTCTTTTTAGTGTGGCAAGAAACAAGTTTGTTCCCCGCATAAAAACAACCACATGAAGTGTTTTTCCTACCATCAAGGTTACCTGCCCAATCCGAGTCACTAAAACCAACCAAAGAAAGATTAGTATCACAAGAGTACCAAAGACCAAAGTCAGTGGTACTAGCCAGGtatttgagaattattttcaTAACAATAAGATGCAATTCAGTGGGGGCAGATTGATATCTAGCACAAACCCCAACACTGAAACAAATATCACGATGACTTTCAGTAATGTAAAGTAAACTACCTATCATAATTCTATACACTGTTGCATCAACATTTTTACTTATCTCGAACCTGATCAATTTGGCAGTGGTGCCCATAGGTGTGCGAGCATGTTATGCATTTTTTAAACCAAACATTTTTAGCATATTTGTGGCATATGTGATTGGTACAAGAAAATTCTATTATCGAGTTATTTAATTTGTAAACCAAGAAAGTATCTTAGTTCAccaaccatgctcatttcaaattccttagTCATTAGTTGAACAAAGGAGTGAGTGTGTGCATCACAAGTGGATCCAaatactatatcatcaacataactTTGGGAACAAACAATACCATGATTCAGAGGTTTAATAAACAATGTTTGGTTAGCATTACCTCTAGTATACCCATTTTTCAAGAAAGTAGGTGGTGAGACGATCATACCATGCCCAAGGAGCTTGCTTAAGCCCATGCAATGCTTTGTTTAGTTTGTAGACATGTTATCCATTATGAGGGTCCTCAAACCCAAGAGGTTGAGACACATACGCCTCCTCCACAAGGATCTCGTTCAAAAATGCactcttaacatccatttggtacaACTTGAACTTCATGAAACACGCCACAGCCAAACAAAGTCTTATGGATTCCAATCTTACAACCGGAGCAAATGTTTCCTCAAAATATACTCTCTCAATCTTAGTATACCCCTCAGCTACTAGTCTTTCCTTGTTGGGCACAACATTTCCCACTTCATCAGTCATATTTCTTAATATCCACTTAATACCAATGATGTTGGAACCCATAGGACGAGGAACAAGAGTCCACACTTCATTTCTTTCAAATTTTTGAAGCTCATCTTGCATAGCAGATATCCATTATTCAACTTTAAGGGCAAACTTGACTGATTTTTGCTTCATTGAAGAAAGATAACAAGCATTAGCAATTTCACTAGCTAGTTTCTTTCGAGTTACTATTACCTCCTTTGGATTTCAAACAATAGAGGATAGACGATGTGCCTGGGATTTACTGGGTAGCGggtaattatttagtaattatttgagtaTGTTGGGATTAgatgggaatttataggacaataggaggattagtgggaaatgtggcaaatgacgggattaCCCTTGGGGGCATTAAATGATTGGGGATAGACttgggggcatttttgtcattAGGCAGCTAGGATATACTTAAGCCTACATGGTACTAGAACTAAGGAAGAAACAAAAAAAGAGAACCCTTCTCAgcactctctttctctttctctgctCCTTCTTCCTCTCTTGGTGACTTAGAGTACTTTGGGAAGAATCAAAGGGGAAAAATCAGAATTTGAGCTGGAAGTTAGGGATTTACAGCTGGAGATGTTGGGAATCTTGTCTAGGGTTGAATTCTTCACAGAGGTAAGATTTAAAGCAAGTGTTCTAATTGATTTCcctgttttttgtttttagtgTTTTGGGGTTTGGGACTTAGGTGATTGAGTTTGGATTGTGATGAGTTTTTGGTCTAGTTTCTTTGGGTTAATGTATTACGCCGAGTAAAGAAAGAGTAATTTAGGACTAAATTCGGACATTAGAATATCTTTGGATTGATTTGCAGGAGGTTTAGAAGTCTGAAAATggtgggatttctgggttcgtaCAGGGCGCCGCGACCCACTTGAACAaaaaggcttgggagcctctgacTTTGTCCAGGCACCGCGACGCATCCCGAGGCACGTCGTGGcccgtgtccttcagcagagagagtCGTGCTGCTTAAATTGAGCGCGCCGCGGCTCatcaaggttttaggctcgggaaggattctatacctggtttagtagaattcagggtcccgaaggctagtatattattccaaaggcttttaatcatgatggatatttattaatacATTGTGACAAGGTCTTACCgctcaggctcgggattaggagtcgtgctcgggatcgctttgggttgtcagctcaTGACactaggtaagaaaattgtttgaaCCCATAGAGATATGTGATGTATAGTGTTGTATGTGTTTTTTATAgttgttatgtcatacatgtgattatgactaatcggcaagagccaggatcGGCAAAAGCCGGAAGAGGCAAGAGCCAGaagcggcaaggggccgagatcggCGTTAAGCTTGTTGAATGCAtgccgctagggcgagaccctcaagggtgttgtacacacccgttCAGCTAGGAGCACGGACTGGATGCCTAGTAACGCACCCCAATTGGCGGAGGCCACTGCTGTAGTATTGAACTGTTGTGTTATTGTACTGCCGTGTTATTATATTGTTGTGTTATTGTCTTGCCGTGTTATCGTATTATTGTGTTGTTGTATTGTTGTGCTGTTGTACTATTAGgttgttatgccattgtgctATTGAGCAGGTATACTACTGTATTGATGTGCATTCCAATAGGACCTGGTAGTTGTTTGTCATTctgattaagtatgtatttgttgaagtatattattgtatgttgtgcttgaagttctcttgctaggcctcggctcatgggtgctctgtggtgcaggtaagagaaaGGAAAAAGGTCGAagaaccatgagttagagggcatggagcggtgtgtacatgtttggcctacctggccaccatggctggggttGTTTTATGGAACGCGTGGtttttgtcacctaggtcgactgtaccatatctttggattgtaaatgtatttcaaaatagtattttgggatcctaatgtaacatttttatgaattttaacgaatgaccaactctttttacttaatattctttaaatgagtgtttatttcaatttaatcatgcttttaacctaaaacctcgattagcgagctaatggaacatttataaataacatggtaacgactctaaggaagtagggcattacatagaTCTTGGCTCTTCGACTTCGACGGACTGGGTTGCAAATGGAGCAAACTCGCTTGTTGATCTAGCTTTTCGACAGTTGACGAAGCTGATGGACGGAGAAGGTTAGTTGTGAGCTGATGAGTGGAGAGGGTCGGCCATGAGCTGCTGGATGGAGTTatatgttgacccagattttggtcaactgacacggagtcagaatatgcttgatgtgaatgaatgcgttgaaaagaatcgaatgacaaaaataataagaacacgatattttatagtggttcggccccaagatctggtaatgacctacgtccacttagattattattgatatgagaatcaaatgagtgatcaaagaactagggttcaatgagtttcactaacctctgaagagcaatacaatatttcaagtagaattactctagtatcCAATAATTCGaaagcaaaaagtcccttccttgagctatctttctctatttataggctcaaggggaattacacaagattgttacagatattctctcctgaataatcggatactcaggagattgtgtgagttcatttcgggatttacaaagatctttattgtaaCATTGCGTTGTATGTGGAacctacgaccagactggtcgtaggtaaGATTGGGCCACCTCCTGCTTATAATGTACCTTCTGGttgatacactagcagagttcctccagatgtcggCCACGTGTcctgggatcacttgccacgtcatcaatgccaattttttggataacatttgccccccaagtttatttattacgagcaataaataaacttttgagcgaacgactcttcggtaaccccaccatacgtgtcagaaccgttcgtgtgttcttggaaaaagcaacctactcctgtctaatcatgacttttcggttccccagtaataattcgacagctattccgcttccccatacttcgaaagagggaaactgatgattacacctttttttatgccacagacaaacttatataacatctccaaacttccctttttctttttacgcacgccatttccttctcaagaaaccctaaaaaccagagcttcaaTCTTCTCccggagaccgttcttctgcattttcaagactcagcccgagagaTCCTTGATTTCTGAAGACTCTTTACCAATCTCCACGACCATCTTTCTAgtaagtttttgaatccttatgcttcaaattttcataatgcatgctcctgtatgttgactgtttgagttcatctgcttctggtttgagatgcttgtgagtagaatgtcttgtgggtaaaaagagttacgagttagtttaatagttggGATCatgcttttaggacgtaaaatcgaagtaaaaattcgatctttaggctagttggaaaataggtttttcccgccctaaggggagttgaaaaagcttttttttgaaaaactttttactttcaccctttgatccgtttctcaaactgttcgtgtagaaagatttagctttttgttagaacgctgttgtataaaagcttgacttttatactcgaccagcgcttttctaaaaagcctttaaaaattctctatcctcacctccccattcttctgtttgcagactttgatgccagatttgtggggaggtgaacggcccatcgacgacgatcttctcgcccagctgctcgaaggcgatgaacaaccggccgaccgaatTCACGATATTCCCTTCTCATGATCTtcctccagacctcgtccttctcctcctcaaatggcttgttccaaatctttaggcaagaaaagacctgaatccgacgatagtccaaatcctcctgcccagcctgattcacaggctggggttccttcgaccagtggccgaAACAATCCTACTCCtaaccctaacatccaaactagagcccaCCCTCGCCAtaagaatctgcctgatgtcgagtggtatttctcCCCGAAAAGCCTTGTAACTCCCAtgatgcttgccaactaccttaggaagtatcctctcacaggggtcactttcaaaattcctgccgcagaccaaagggctaacctccccggaggtgtatacagtgcttagTCTCAGTACCACATAGAAGCGGGGGCTGTGCTCccgctacatcctttttatcagggggtggccaattatttcgatgtcgcccccttctagattactccaaatggatatagaatgctggccacactctatatcctgtacaaacttaaaaaatggccagaacctaccccccatgagatcaattatctatttgatctcaagtccaaccctcaacagtatgggacgggcttcttccatctttgtcaccaggagacaaaccggacgttcctgagtgccaccacgcacatatccaacgtggggcagtacagcaaggagtacttccttactccggacataaccagcaacaacttggccttcgctcgaggaggtaagtgctgctttTACTGGTTGGTACTTTTTATTAgcgaatttcccttcatttttcttaaggTGCGTTTtttctttcaggcccatggttacgtccgaccccaacaccagacatggtgttgaggtccaatgcactggccaggatgacggACGCAGAAAAAAGCATCAAGTCCTTGGTCACTGATGATAATCTGAGGctagctggcctcctggctcctcgccatgaaacaagaggacccgtggtagccgatgccactgccgagggggttcccgagcagcaacctcttgcgtctcctccacgaaggaggccaacgagggttacaatcagggaacccacgggcaatccttctgcagaagggccttctgctccccaaggcaaggggaaacaaaaggccaaagagccgattgtggacttgggggaatcctccgatgaaaatggtatagtaaattttcttttaaatagcttgccaattccctgtcacttgtttgacgaggaaggcaactttacatatactccaaatctaggaccagacttcttcatgccagataatgagtgtatgactaatagagtcaatattatagcgaccaatagttgtagctcgggtattaactttgtgaccttcttttccgttTGATAAGGAgttttcatctgcctttatcttaccctttgcatgtg
The Humulus lupulus chromosome 6, drHumLupu1.1, whole genome shotgun sequence DNA segment above includes these coding regions:
- the LOC133785387 gene encoding secreted RxLR effector protein 161-like; the protein is MGTTAKLIRFEISKNVDATVYRIMIGSLLYITESHRDICFSVGVCARYQSAPTELHLIVMKIILKYLASTTDFGLWYSCDTNLSLVGFSDSDWAGNLDGRKNTSCGCFYAGNKLVSCHTKKKSSISVSSAEAEYIAAGSCYTQLLCMKQMLNDYGLCLDTLAI